Genomic DNA from Halobaculum sp. MBLA0147:
ACGACCCGTCGCGACACCCGTGTCGTCGGCCGCTGGCGACACTCGACACACTTTACTTCGACTGAGGTGACCGAACGGACGTGACCCGGAGGGACGGACTCCGACCGCGGCCGGTGTTGCTCGCCGGGACGCTCGTCGCGGCGACCGCGACGCTCGGGAGTCTCTACCTGAGCGAGGTGCTCGGGCTCGTGCCGTGCGAACTGTGTTGGGTCCAGCGAATCCTGATGTACCCGCTCGTGGTCGTGGTAGGCGTCGCGGCCGTCGAGCGGCGACCCGCGGTGGCCCGGACGCTGCTCCCGTTGTCGACGCTCGGGGCCGTCGTCGCCGGCTACCACTCGTACCTCCAGGCGACGGCGACCGCCGACACCTGTGGTGCCGTGAGTTGTGCGGCGGTCCAGTACCGCCTCCTCGGGCTGTCGGTGCCGAACCTCTCGTTGGTCGCGTTCCTGCTGCTCACGCTCGTGGGTGTCGTCTGTCTGCGCTCGGTGACGGGTGCGACGCGCGTCGCGTGAGAACCGCCGCGGTCAGTACACGAGGTACAGCAGCGCGTAGACGACGTTGCCGAGGACGAAGGAGACGAGCCACAGCGACGCCGCCACGCGGCCGACCCGTCGGTGCCGCGACTCGTAGATCTCCGCGACCGGCCGCGTCACCCCGAGCAGGACCACGTAGTACAACAGCGGGATACAGACGATCGCCAGCAGGATGTGGACGGCGAGTACCGGGAGGTAGACGAACTGGTACACCGTCTCCGGCCCGGGGAACGTCGCCGGTCCCTGTAGCGTCACCTTGTAGAGGTACAACACGAGGAAGACGACGAACAGGGCCAGCGAGGTGAGCATCAGC
This window encodes:
- a CDS encoding disulfide bond formation protein B, giving the protein MTRRDGLRPRPVLLAGTLVAATATLGSLYLSEVLGLVPCELCWVQRILMYPLVVVVGVAAVERRPAVARTLLPLSTLGAVVAGYHSYLQATATADTCGAVSCAAVQYRLLGLSVPNLSLVAFLLLTLVGVVCLRSVTGATRVA
- a CDS encoding DUF420 domain-containing protein, producing the protein MLSRVRDHVPGVTALLSVVSLALVFGAVGQVFPTSLLPQASAATLAAIPHVNAVVSAAAVVTIAAGVREIRRDNVARHRALMLTSLALFVVFLVLYLYKVTLQGPATFPGPETVYQFVYLPVLAVHILLAIVCIPLLYYVVLLGVTRPVAEIYESRHRRVGRVAASLWLVSFVLGNVVYALLYLVY